A genomic window from Salvia miltiorrhiza cultivar Shanhuang (shh) chromosome 5, IMPLAD_Smil_shh, whole genome shotgun sequence includes:
- the LOC130987017 gene encoding PRA1 family protein H isoform X1: MPNIKLAFFPTKQHALNTKQMFDPNPLSLSVPEPEFESWLRDSGYLEIVDQRSTDLHRLSTAAKPSNSAAADSATTSISTNGVFLVSRFFSRVWTLLSLLTFNPLSKLAASDFSGDTPSWTLAFFGSSESYSFPSSRSQARLRVRENVKRFARNYTTLFVLFFACSLYQLPIALFGLLSCLALWDAFKLSGDRWGLDRYPLLRQALIRTAQCCELICLLRIFFASMAYLNKKLDGYIMFLFTISIPSIVQKILQDNVGVHPPLGFTNL; this comes from the exons ATGCCCAACATAAAATTAGCATTCTTCCCCACAAAGCAGCACGCACTAAACACGAAACAGATGTTTGACCCGAACCCGTTATCTCTAAGTGTTCCCGAACCCGAATTCGAATCATGGCTCCGCGACTCCGGCTACCTCGAAATCGTTGACCAGCGTTCCACCGACCTCCACCGCCTCTCCACCGCCGCCAAGCCCTCTAattccgccgccgccgactcAGCCACCACTTCGATTAGTACCAACGGAGTATTCCTCGTCTCACGATTCTTCTCCCGCGTCTGGACTCTGCTATCGCTGCTCACCTTCAACCCTCTGTCGAAGCTCGCCGCCAGCGACTTCTCCGGCGACACACCGTCCTGGACTCTGGCGTTCTTCGGCTCTTCCGAATCCTACTCGTTCCCGTCTTCTCGCTCTCAGGCTCGCCTTCGTGTCCGCGAGAACGTCAAGCGCTTTGCTCGCAACTACACCACCCTCTTCGTTCTCTTTTTTGCTTGCTCTCT GTATCAGTTGCCTATAGCTCTTTTTGGCCTTCTTTCGTGTTTGGCGCTTTGGGATGCATTTAAGTTGAGCGGTGATCGATGGGGTTTGGACAGATACCCTCTCTTAAGACAAGCTCTGATTCGTACTGCTCAATGTTGTGAGTTGATTTGCCTCCTTCGTATTTTCTTTGCATCAATGGCATACTTAAACAAAAAGCTAGATGGGTATATTATGTTTTTGTTTACAATATCAATTCCTTCTATCGTTCAAAAGATTCTTCAGGATAATGTTGGCGTGCATCCCCCATTAGGATTCACCAATCTCTAG
- the LOC130987017 gene encoding PRA1 family protein H isoform X2: MPNIKLAFFPTKQHALNTKQMFDPNPLSLSVPEPEFESWLRDSGYLEIVDQRSTDLHRLSTAAKPSNSAAADSATTSISTNGVFLVSRFFSRVWTLLSLLTFNPLSKLAASDFSGDTPSWTLAFFGSSESYSFPSSRSQARLRVRENVKRFARNYTTLFVLFFACSLYQLPIALFGLLSCLALWDAFKLSGDRWGLDRYPLLRQALIRTAQCLAGVILFISNVQFAIFCATGVSFAVMILHASFRKLTPAKQPDQRGGYRMMARRQG; this comes from the exons ATGCCCAACATAAAATTAGCATTCTTCCCCACAAAGCAGCACGCACTAAACACGAAACAGATGTTTGACCCGAACCCGTTATCTCTAAGTGTTCCCGAACCCGAATTCGAATCATGGCTCCGCGACTCCGGCTACCTCGAAATCGTTGACCAGCGTTCCACCGACCTCCACCGCCTCTCCACCGCCGCCAAGCCCTCTAattccgccgccgccgactcAGCCACCACTTCGATTAGTACCAACGGAGTATTCCTCGTCTCACGATTCTTCTCCCGCGTCTGGACTCTGCTATCGCTGCTCACCTTCAACCCTCTGTCGAAGCTCGCCGCCAGCGACTTCTCCGGCGACACACCGTCCTGGACTCTGGCGTTCTTCGGCTCTTCCGAATCCTACTCGTTCCCGTCTTCTCGCTCTCAGGCTCGCCTTCGTGTCCGCGAGAACGTCAAGCGCTTTGCTCGCAACTACACCACCCTCTTCGTTCTCTTTTTTGCTTGCTCTCT GTATCAGTTGCCTATAGCTCTTTTTGGCCTTCTTTCGTGTTTGGCGCTTTGGGATGCATTTAAGTTGAGCGGTGATCGATGGGGTTTGGACAGATACCCTCTCTTAAGACAAGCTCTGATTCGTACTGCTCAATGTT TGGCCGGAGTAATCCTGTTTATTTCCAATGTCCAGTTCGCCATTTTCTGTGCAACTGGAGTCAGTTTTGCAG TCATGATTCTACATGCTTCATTTAGGAAATTGACCCCGGCAAAGCAACCTGATCAAAGAGGTGGATATAGGATGATGGCTAGGCGACAAGGCTAG